One window from the genome of Micromonospora aurantiaca ATCC 27029 encodes:
- a CDS encoding sigma-70 family RNA polymerase sigma factor → MSVSSHAYPGRADMSTVVDAARRGDRAAVDELVSHCLPLVYNIVGRALNRSADVDDVVQNTMLSVVRGLPGVREPQLFRSWLVAVTMNEIRTHTQRRHTTPAPPEDIDNVIDPRADFEDLTLTQLRLADQRREVVLATRWLDDDHRHLLSLWWLVEAGHLSRADLVDALKLAPHHVTVRVSRMKAQLDTARLVVRALTARPGCAGLADTASGWDRRPAPVWRKRFARHIRDCPHCPDATNDLVPAERLLAGLALTPIPAGLASDVTHHLRTVASPSHVVPAGTQIVTAGARSTLSLSKTLVGVVAAVAVLGGGGLVLANYPEEPGRQAASAAAAQPSAATATPALTPSPTPVEPSATTVKPSPTTARPSPARSVKPSPKPTPSPSRSAGTSTGVSAAERRLLVLLNERRRALGLTEVKLGAAQHRDAEACVRQNLNAGSGLKHCGHEVLFASSGTATPEQMIEAWFNSPGHKTALTYTGSRFAGPAIVSNGSRQVAAINIDY, encoded by the coding sequence ATGAGCGTGTCCTCTCACGCGTACCCGGGCAGGGCCGACATGTCGACGGTGGTGGACGCGGCACGCCGCGGCGACCGGGCGGCGGTGGACGAGCTGGTCTCGCACTGTCTGCCGCTGGTCTACAACATCGTGGGCCGGGCCCTGAACCGGTCGGCGGACGTCGACGACGTGGTGCAGAACACGATGCTGAGCGTGGTCCGCGGGCTGCCGGGCGTACGCGAGCCGCAGCTTTTCCGCTCGTGGCTCGTCGCCGTCACCATGAACGAGATCCGCACCCACACGCAGCGCCGGCACACCACACCGGCGCCGCCGGAGGACATCGACAACGTGATCGACCCGCGCGCGGACTTCGAGGACCTGACCCTGACCCAGCTCCGCCTCGCCGACCAGCGCCGGGAGGTCGTCCTGGCCACGCGCTGGCTGGACGACGACCACCGCCACCTGCTGTCGCTGTGGTGGCTGGTCGAGGCCGGTCACCTCAGCCGCGCCGACCTGGTCGACGCCCTGAAGCTGGCCCCGCACCACGTGACAGTGCGCGTCTCCCGGATGAAGGCGCAGCTGGACACCGCCCGGCTGGTCGTACGGGCCCTCACCGCCCGGCCCGGGTGCGCCGGCCTGGCCGACACGGCCTCCGGCTGGGACCGCCGGCCCGCGCCGGTGTGGCGCAAGCGGTTCGCCCGGCACATCCGGGACTGCCCGCACTGCCCGGACGCGACGAACGACCTGGTCCCCGCCGAGCGGCTGCTGGCCGGCCTGGCGCTCACCCCGATCCCGGCCGGGCTCGCCTCGGACGTCACGCACCACCTGCGCACCGTCGCCTCGCCGTCGCACGTCGTCCCGGCCGGCACGCAGATCGTGACCGCCGGGGCGCGGTCGACGCTCTCCCTGTCCAAGACCCTGGTCGGCGTCGTCGCCGCCGTCGCCGTGCTCGGCGGGGGCGGGCTCGTTCTCGCCAACTACCCGGAGGAGCCGGGCCGGCAGGCGGCGAGCGCGGCAGCCGCGCAGCCCTCGGCCGCGACCGCCACACCGGCGCTCACGCCCTCCCCGACCCCGGTGGAGCCTTCAGCGACCACGGTGAAACCGTCCCCCACCACGGCGCGCCCGAGTCCCGCCAGGTCGGTGAAGCCGTCACCGAAGCCGACTCCGTCGCCGTCCCGGTCGGCCGGCACGTCGACGGGTGTCTCCGCCGCGGAACGGCGGCTGCTGGTGCTGCTCAACGAGCGGCGTCGCGCGCTCGGGCTGACCGAGGTCAAGCTCGGCGCGGCGCAGCACCGCGACGCGGAGGCCTGCGTACGGCAGAACCTGAACGCCGGCAGCGGGCTGAAGCACTGCGGGCACGAGGTGCTGTTCGCGTCGTCCGGCACCGCCACGCCGGAGCAGATGATCGAGGCGTGGTTCAACAGTCCCGGCCACAAGACGGCGCTGACGTACACCGGTTCCCGCTTCGCCGGCCCGGCCATCGTCTCCAACGGCAGCCGCCAGGTCGCCGCCATCAACATCGACTACTGA
- a CDS encoding DUF2804 domain-containing protein — MTHEKEIVEPVDLCMPDGRLNPAAVGWTRRPLHRANLRGWGRAKRWEYWGIVTPTHIVGLVASSLDYAGVHGVYVLDRATKVETGKDVVVPFARGAVLPPVSGVGTVHARGGGLSIDIDQTTEGSTIRATAPGIEIDLVVPLPPGHESLGVVVPWSTRRFQYTVKDVGRPVRGSLRVNGTTHVVPERDSFAVLDHGRGKWPYAITWNWAAGSGPDVSIQLGGKWTDGTGSTENALFVGGRLHKLGAELHWSYDRHDWLRPWRISGDRVEVEFHPFHEKISRTNLGVVASETHQCFGHFSGWAQADDGERVALDGLVGWAEEAQNRW; from the coding sequence ATGACGCACGAGAAGGAGATCGTCGAGCCGGTCGACCTGTGCATGCCGGACGGGCGGCTCAACCCCGCCGCGGTCGGCTGGACCCGCCGGCCGCTGCACCGGGCGAACCTGCGCGGCTGGGGAAGGGCCAAGCGGTGGGAGTACTGGGGGATCGTGACGCCCACCCACATCGTCGGCCTCGTCGCGTCGTCGCTGGACTACGCCGGGGTGCACGGCGTCTACGTGCTCGACCGCGCCACGAAGGTCGAGACCGGCAAGGACGTCGTGGTCCCCTTCGCCCGTGGCGCCGTGCTGCCGCCGGTCAGCGGCGTGGGCACCGTGCACGCGCGCGGCGGCGGCCTGTCGATCGACATCGACCAGACCACCGAGGGCAGCACGATCCGTGCCACCGCACCGGGCATCGAGATCGACCTCGTGGTGCCGCTCCCGCCCGGCCACGAGTCGCTCGGCGTCGTGGTCCCGTGGAGCACCCGCCGGTTCCAGTACACGGTCAAGGACGTCGGCCGCCCGGTGCGGGGCTCGCTGCGGGTGAACGGCACGACGCACGTCGTGCCCGAACGGGACTCGTTCGCCGTGCTCGACCACGGCCGGGGCAAGTGGCCGTACGCGATCACGTGGAACTGGGCGGCGGGCAGCGGACCGGACGTGTCGATCCAACTCGGCGGCAAGTGGACCGACGGCACCGGCTCGACCGAGAACGCGCTGTTCGTCGGCGGCCGGCTGCACAAGCTCGGCGCCGAACTGCACTGGAGCTACGACCGCCACGACTGGCTGCGGCCGTGGCGGATCAGCGGTGATCGGGTCGAGGTGGAGTTCCACCCGTTCCACGAGAAGATCTCGCGCACCAACCTCGGCGTCGTGGCCAGCGAGACCCACCAGTGCTTCGGGCACTTCTCCGGCTGGGCCCAGGCGGACGACGGCGAACGGGTGGCTCTGGACGGCCTGGTCGGCTGGGCGGAGGAAGCTCAGAACCGCTGGTGA
- a CDS encoding MFS transporter, whose product MSATRSVLTPATSAGPAGLRPRTWTALIVLGLVGQMAWTIENIYLNLFVYDTITDDPNAIATMVAASAVTATVATLLLGALSDRTGRRRSFIAGGYLLWGVSTAAFGFLTVGFVEDIAPVANVVLVTAIAVITLDCLMSFLGSGANDAAFQAWVTDVTVPANRGRVESVLAIMPLVSMLVIFGGFDGLARAGNWQLFFVVIGAIMAVAGVLAWFLVEDSPSVVRHEGGYLRAVVHGLRPAAMRANPGLYLALAAWSIWGISTQVFLPYLIIYLQRYLRIEGYAVVLAVVLVTASAVSVVGGRLIDRVGKVRFLLPAVVVYGTGLALMFLARGMVPVIAAGIVMMSGFMLVLAPIGALVRDYSPPGRAGHVQGLRMVFAILIPMLVGPYLGAAVITGAGEVYEDLGVVKQVPTPGIFLMALAVLVLIAVPAVALRRREQGAPA is encoded by the coding sequence GTGTCCGCCACCCGGAGCGTGCTCACCCCGGCCACGTCGGCCGGTCCAGCCGGCCTGCGGCCCCGCACCTGGACCGCGCTGATCGTCCTCGGACTCGTCGGGCAGATGGCCTGGACCATCGAGAACATCTACCTGAACCTGTTCGTGTACGACACGATCACCGACGATCCGAACGCGATCGCCACGATGGTCGCCGCCAGCGCCGTGACCGCCACCGTCGCCACCCTGCTGCTCGGCGCCCTCTCCGACCGGACCGGCCGGCGCAGGTCGTTCATCGCCGGCGGCTACCTGCTGTGGGGCGTCTCCACAGCCGCCTTCGGCTTCCTGACAGTGGGTTTCGTGGAGGACATCGCGCCCGTGGCGAACGTCGTGCTGGTCACGGCGATCGCGGTCATCACGCTGGACTGCCTGATGTCCTTCCTCGGCTCCGGGGCCAACGACGCGGCGTTCCAGGCGTGGGTCACCGACGTGACGGTGCCGGCGAACCGCGGCCGGGTCGAGTCGGTGCTCGCCATCATGCCGCTGGTCTCGATGCTGGTGATCTTCGGCGGGTTCGACGGGCTGGCCCGCGCCGGGAACTGGCAGCTGTTCTTCGTGGTCATCGGCGCGATCATGGCGGTGGCCGGGGTGCTGGCCTGGTTCCTGGTCGAGGACAGCCCGTCAGTCGTTCGGCACGAGGGCGGCTACCTGCGGGCTGTCGTCCATGGTCTGCGCCCGGCTGCCATGCGGGCCAACCCGGGGCTCTACCTCGCGCTGGCGGCCTGGTCGATCTGGGGGATCTCCACGCAGGTGTTCCTGCCGTATCTGATCATCTACCTGCAGCGGTACCTGAGAATCGAGGGGTACGCCGTCGTCCTGGCCGTCGTCCTCGTCACGGCGTCGGCGGTGAGCGTGGTCGGCGGTAGGCTCATCGACCGCGTCGGCAAGGTGCGTTTCCTGCTGCCGGCGGTCGTGGTCTACGGCACCGGCCTGGCGCTCATGTTCCTCGCCCGCGGCATGGTTCCCGTGATCGCCGCCGGGATCGTGATGATGTCGGGCTTCATGCTCGTCCTCGCCCCGATCGGCGCCCTCGTCCGCGACTACTCACCACCGGGCCGGGCCGGCCATGTCCAAGGGCTGCGGATGGTCTTCGCCATCCTCATTCCGATGCTCGTCGGCCCGTACCTCGGCGCCGCCGTGATCACCGGCGCCGGCGAGGTCTACGAGGATCTCGGCGTGGTGAAGCAGGTCCCGACGCCGGGCATCTTCCTCATGGCACTGGCCGTGCTGGTCCTCATCGCGGTGCCGGCCGTGGCCCTGCGGCGGCGGGAGCAGGGGGCCCCGGCATGA
- a CDS encoding pentapeptide repeat-containing protein has translation MRTTTIGDLKILLPDLDPDDLDTTTDLADGLTEALVNGAAWRGSHLEDASIRSSLIAGADLSESTWEAGSLYGCEITRTDFSGATLTGITVERCAITGSRFTGARLTDVRLKDVLFDGCRFDYASLQRVAAAGSVAFTDCTLTNGAWSSCRLPRLVLRSCDLAGLELDSCHLDGTDLRGSRLHGLKTSLDNLRGVTLGEDQLPDLTQLTVAALNLAVRKD, from the coding sequence ATGCGCACCACCACGATCGGCGACCTGAAGATCCTGCTGCCGGACCTCGATCCGGACGACCTCGACACCACCACGGACCTCGCCGACGGCCTCACCGAGGCACTCGTCAACGGCGCGGCGTGGCGCGGCTCGCACCTCGAGGACGCCAGTATCCGCAGCAGCCTGATCGCTGGCGCGGACCTGAGCGAGAGCACCTGGGAAGCCGGCAGCCTCTACGGCTGCGAGATCACCCGCACCGACTTCTCCGGAGCGACCCTGACCGGCATCACCGTCGAACGCTGCGCGATCACCGGCTCCCGGTTCACCGGCGCGAGACTCACTGACGTACGCCTCAAGGACGTCCTGTTCGACGGCTGCCGCTTCGACTACGCCAGCCTCCAGCGCGTCGCCGCCGCCGGCTCGGTCGCGTTCACCGACTGCACTCTCACGAACGGCGCGTGGTCTTCCTGCCGACTACCTCGCCTGGTGTTGCGGTCGTGTGACCTCGCCGGTCTGGAACTGGACTCCTGTCACCTCGACGGGACCGATCTGCGGGGCAGCCGCCTCCACGGTCTCAAGACGTCGCTGGACAACCTGCGCGGTGTCACGCTCGGCGAGGACCAACTTCCTGACCTCACCCAGCTGACCGTCGCCGCCCTCAACCTCGCCGTCCGCAAAGACTGA
- a CDS encoding DUF4132 domain-containing protein — MDTQDVQAALREVVDAASGWRESDDQTFNEHHLRHFLDGVVAVFGWAPAGSVPALLAALNDTRRSGDPAPPQEELLSEAVRKAESVAAAVTDLAGDDADHDRRAAAALTMVGHLPGRPHQDVSVWDRARGEAWRRTEELLAAQPAPVRQVVFDALTVPGESGDKQTRLIRVVRSGGGLDGSAWLGRLGTQAWLGFNYWSWHLNRFTWEAIQAEASAGRVNPAALATWRRTRLERSLSDISDEAERMWPIPNVGEQWADRAIADVEAMPADRRSAWEALLAHCPVEVDKAKPTAGWRKQARSLLDAVGVDDFTARLDDWLPLVGQARSLPLRMTACCPGHIEDMPPRMIDRYNVGLLWGLIWMRTMCQPSEQTLRSLGQIAERAARKISGHGPASPKLANVAVAALVDTDHPAALAQLARLSSRLTYKSTLRLVEKGLTRHAEARGVSREDVEEMALPGFGLPLADKLGDCSYELEVRGVDAVVVWRNADGKVVKTPPAQVRRDHGDEVKELKATVADVAATLVATRDRLEGLLRRDRSWTVEQWRERFLDHPLARTLARRLIWTVDGVACCWAGEALRTVDDTMVEPADEATVRLWHPVLDPDAVGPWRDFLTRHGITQPFKQAHREQYLLTDAERATGMYSNRFAAHIVRQHRLNALLSRRGWSYVQHRNDGASYDLPWLALPDWGLRAELGVAGIEDRGDDLVFDTMGTDQLFFIRGERLPVPLAEVPPVVLSEVMRDVDLFVAAAGVGADPNWYDGGPQGRYRDYWAQSSFGELTPTGRTRRDVLADLIPRLAIADRCTLTDRFLEVRGDLHTYRIHCGSGNILIAPDERYLCIIPDSAKAKEPEMYLPFEGDSRLAEIISKALLLAADKKIKDPVILRQL; from the coding sequence GTGGACACGCAGGACGTGCAGGCGGCACTGCGCGAGGTGGTCGACGCCGCCAGTGGCTGGCGCGAGAGCGACGACCAGACCTTCAACGAGCATCACCTGCGGCACTTCCTCGACGGTGTGGTGGCCGTGTTCGGCTGGGCGCCGGCCGGTTCGGTTCCGGCGCTGCTCGCCGCGCTCAACGACACGCGCCGGTCCGGTGATCCCGCTCCGCCGCAGGAGGAGCTGCTGTCGGAGGCCGTGCGGAAGGCCGAGTCGGTTGCCGCCGCCGTGACCGACCTGGCCGGCGACGACGCGGATCATGACCGCCGTGCCGCCGCCGCGCTGACAATGGTCGGCCACCTGCCAGGGCGGCCGCACCAGGACGTGAGCGTGTGGGACCGGGCCCGGGGCGAGGCGTGGCGCCGGACGGAAGAACTTCTGGCCGCGCAACCGGCGCCGGTGCGCCAGGTGGTCTTCGACGCGCTGACGGTGCCGGGGGAGAGCGGTGACAAGCAGACCAGACTGATCCGTGTCGTGCGCTCCGGCGGCGGCCTCGACGGCTCGGCCTGGCTCGGCCGGCTGGGCACTCAGGCCTGGCTGGGATTCAATTACTGGAGTTGGCACCTCAATCGGTTCACCTGGGAGGCCATCCAGGCGGAGGCGTCGGCCGGGCGGGTGAACCCGGCGGCGCTGGCGACCTGGCGCCGGACCCGGCTCGAACGTTCGCTGAGCGACATCAGCGACGAGGCCGAACGGATGTGGCCGATCCCCAACGTCGGTGAGCAGTGGGCCGACCGCGCGATCGCGGACGTCGAGGCGATGCCGGCGGATCGCCGGTCCGCGTGGGAGGCGCTGCTGGCGCACTGTCCGGTCGAGGTGGACAAGGCGAAGCCGACGGCCGGTTGGCGCAAGCAGGCCCGGTCGCTGCTCGACGCGGTGGGCGTCGACGATTTCACCGCCCGGCTCGACGACTGGCTCCCGCTCGTCGGGCAGGCGCGCAGCCTGCCGCTGCGCATGACCGCGTGCTGCCCCGGCCACATCGAGGACATGCCACCACGGATGATCGACCGCTACAACGTCGGGCTGCTGTGGGGACTGATCTGGATGCGGACGATGTGCCAGCCGTCCGAGCAGACACTGCGCAGCCTCGGCCAGATCGCGGAACGGGCCGCCCGCAAGATCTCCGGCCACGGCCCGGCGAGCCCGAAACTGGCGAACGTCGCTGTGGCGGCGCTCGTCGACACCGATCACCCCGCCGCCCTCGCCCAACTGGCCCGGCTGTCCTCGCGGCTGACCTACAAGAGCACGCTGCGCCTGGTGGAGAAGGGGCTGACCCGGCACGCCGAGGCGCGCGGTGTCAGCCGGGAGGACGTCGAGGAGATGGCCCTGCCCGGCTTCGGGCTGCCGCTCGCGGACAAGCTGGGCGACTGCTCGTACGAGCTGGAGGTGCGCGGTGTCGACGCCGTAGTGGTGTGGCGCAACGCGGACGGCAAGGTGGTCAAGACGCCTCCGGCCCAGGTGCGCAGGGACCACGGCGACGAGGTGAAGGAGCTGAAGGCGACTGTCGCCGACGTCGCCGCGACGCTCGTCGCCACCCGCGACCGGCTGGAAGGCCTGCTGCGACGCGACCGTTCGTGGACCGTCGAGCAGTGGCGCGAGCGGTTCCTGGACCATCCGCTGGCCCGTACGCTGGCCCGGCGTCTCATCTGGACCGTCGACGGCGTGGCCTGCTGCTGGGCCGGTGAGGCGCTGCGAACAGTGGACGACACAATGGTCGAGCCGGCCGACGAGGCGACGGTCCGGTTGTGGCATCCGGTGCTCGACCCCGACGCGGTGGGGCCGTGGCGGGACTTCCTGACCCGGCACGGGATCACCCAGCCGTTCAAGCAGGCGCACCGGGAGCAGTACCTGCTCACCGACGCGGAGCGGGCCACGGGCATGTACTCCAACCGGTTCGCCGCGCACATCGTGCGCCAGCACCGGCTCAACGCGCTGCTGTCCCGGCGTGGCTGGTCGTACGTCCAGCACCGCAACGACGGGGCCTCGTACGACCTGCCCTGGCTGGCCCTCCCGGACTGGGGGCTGCGCGCCGAACTGGGTGTCGCCGGGATCGAGGACCGGGGCGACGACCTCGTGTTCGACACGATGGGGACCGACCAGCTGTTCTTCATCCGGGGAGAGCGCCTGCCGGTTCCGCTGGCGGAGGTGCCGCCGGTCGTGCTGAGCGAGGTGATGCGCGACGTCGACCTGTTCGTGGCCGCGGCCGGGGTGGGCGCCGACCCGAACTGGTACGACGGTGGGCCGCAGGGCCGGTATCGCGACTACTGGGCGCAGAGCAGCTTCGGCGAGCTGACCCCGACCGGCCGAACGCGCCGGGACGTGCTGGCGGACCTGATCCCCCGGCTGGCCATCGCCGACCGGTGCACGCTCACCGACAGGTTCCTGGAGGTACGCGGCGACCTGCACACGTACCGCATCCACTGCGGCTCCGGGAACATCCTGATCGCACCGGACGAGCGGTACCTGTGCATCATCCCGGACTCGGCGAAGGCGAAGGAGCCGGAGATGTACCTGCCCTTCGAGGGTGACAGCCGGCTCGCCGAGATCATCAGCAAGGCGTTGCTGCTGGCCGCCGACAAGAAGATCAAGGATCCGGTGATCCTGCGCCAGCTGTGA
- the amcA gene encoding multiple cyclophane-containing RiPP AmcA, with the protein MTKALAVLINAAPEHLARLGVDPQRSVASIDAAKFDNRPTWDNKGKFDSRPGWDNWNKKK; encoded by the coding sequence ATGACCAAGGCCCTTGCAGTCCTCATCAACGCCGCACCCGAGCACCTCGCCCGCCTCGGCGTCGACCCGCAGCGGTCGGTAGCGTCGATCGACGCGGCGAAGTTCGACAACCGCCCCACCTGGGACAACAAGGGTAAGTTCGACAGCCGACCCGGCTGGGACAACTGGAACAAGAAGAAGTAG
- a CDS encoding glycoside hydrolase family 2 protein, which translates to MTLLTPWGATLDAERVLPDYPRPQFARDSCLNLNGRWEYAITGSPTEPERYDGHILVPFSPESALSGVGRQLQPGETLWYRRPLTLPAGFHAAGSRLLLHFGAVDQTCRVYLNDVPVGGHTGGYLPFTCDITDALREDANVLVVAVQDDSDTGHHSRGKQRLRRGGIWYTAQSGIWQTVWAESVPAVHLRHLTLTPLLDERCVEVTAHATADAGDAGIRILADGIAVAEATAPVGVAVRIPIPEVRQWSPEDPFLYDVTVELGADRVRSYFGMRSFGVGPDGDGVPRLLLNGRPYFHAGILDQGYWSDGMYTAPSDEAMIADIATMKRLGFTMLRKHIKIEPLRWYYHCDRLGMLVWQDMVNGGSGYHPLVVTAPAVTPLRLPDRGPWRRWFGRADAGGRARFRTEMRDTVEHLRNVVSLAVWVPFNEGWGQFDAARIARDVAELDPTRTVDHASGWHDQRGGDLRSLHVYFRRFRVPRRRGDRRVLVLSEYGGYNLRVDGHAFSRKDFGYRRCRSTEELAEAFTRLHTEQIVPAIRAGLSATVYTQLSDVEDELNGLLTYDRRVVKLPEEVVRQVNAQLRHQRF; encoded by the coding sequence ATGACGCTGCTGACCCCGTGGGGTGCCACGCTCGACGCGGAGCGTGTCCTGCCCGACTATCCCCGTCCCCAGTTCGCCCGGGACAGCTGTCTCAACCTCAACGGCCGGTGGGAGTACGCGATCACCGGCTCGCCCACCGAGCCCGAACGCTACGACGGCCATATCCTCGTGCCGTTCTCGCCGGAGTCCGCGCTCTCCGGCGTCGGGCGGCAGCTCCAGCCGGGCGAGACGCTCTGGTACCGCCGTCCGCTGACCCTCCCGGCGGGCTTCCACGCCGCCGGCTCGCGCCTGTTGCTGCACTTCGGCGCGGTCGACCAGACCTGCCGGGTCTACCTGAACGACGTCCCGGTCGGCGGCCACACCGGCGGGTATCTGCCGTTCACCTGCGACATCACCGACGCGCTCCGCGAGGACGCCAACGTCCTGGTCGTGGCGGTCCAGGACGACAGCGACACCGGCCACCACTCCCGGGGCAAGCAGCGGCTGCGCCGTGGCGGCATCTGGTACACCGCCCAGTCCGGGATCTGGCAGACGGTGTGGGCCGAGAGCGTGCCCGCCGTACACCTGCGGCACCTCACCCTGACGCCGCTCCTCGACGAGCGGTGCGTCGAGGTGACGGCGCACGCGACGGCGGATGCCGGCGACGCCGGCATCCGGATCCTGGCCGACGGGATCGCGGTGGCCGAGGCCACCGCGCCGGTCGGCGTGGCGGTGCGCATCCCGATCCCCGAGGTACGGCAGTGGAGCCCGGAGGATCCGTTCCTCTACGACGTGACCGTCGAGCTGGGCGCGGATCGGGTCCGCAGCTATTTCGGCATGCGCTCGTTCGGTGTCGGACCGGACGGGGACGGCGTGCCCCGCCTGCTGCTCAACGGCCGGCCGTACTTCCACGCCGGGATCCTCGACCAGGGCTACTGGTCGGACGGCATGTACACGGCGCCCTCCGACGAGGCGATGATCGCCGACATCGCCACGATGAAGCGGCTCGGGTTCACCATGCTGCGCAAGCACATCAAGATCGAGCCGCTGCGCTGGTATTACCACTGCGACCGGCTGGGGATGCTGGTCTGGCAGGACATGGTCAACGGCGGCAGCGGTTACCACCCGCTGGTCGTCACCGCGCCGGCGGTGACGCCGCTGCGGCTGCCCGACCGGGGCCCGTGGCGGCGCTGGTTCGGCCGCGCCGACGCCGGGGGACGGGCCCGGTTCCGGACCGAGATGCGCGACACCGTCGAGCACCTGCGCAACGTGGTGAGCCTCGCCGTGTGGGTGCCCTTCAACGAGGGCTGGGGGCAGTTCGACGCGGCCCGGATCGCCCGCGACGTCGCCGAACTCGACCCCACCCGTACTGTCGACCACGCCAGCGGATGGCACGACCAGCGCGGGGGCGACCTGCGCAGCCTGCACGTGTACTTCCGCCGCTTCCGGGTGCCGCGGCGACGCGGTGACCGCCGGGTGCTGGTGCTGTCCGAGTACGGCGGCTACAACCTGCGCGTCGACGGGCACGCGTTCAGCCGCAAGGATTTCGGCTACCGGCGGTGCCGGAGCACCGAGGAACTGGCGGAGGCGTTCACGCGGCTGCACACCGAGCAGATCGTGCCCGCGATCCGGGCTGGTCTGAGCGCGACCGTCTACACCCAGCTGTCCGACGTGGAGGACGAGCTCAACGGCCTGCTCACGTACGACCGGCGCGTGGTCAAGCTTCCCGAGGAAGTGGTGCGGCAGGTCAACGCACAGCTGCGTCACCAGCGGTTCTGA